In Zingiber officinale cultivar Zhangliang chromosome 3B, Zo_v1.1, whole genome shotgun sequence, a single window of DNA contains:
- the LOC122055246 gene encoding pentatricopeptide repeat-containing protein At3g18970-like, producing MTGFCLNDRAEEAVSVFDEMLRHGLRITERTAIVLLSACSQLGDLALGSTAHGYIYKAAARFEDCVFTGTGLVDMYCKCGSLTSASKVFDDMTSRNVLTWSAMIGGLAIHGKGKTGLRLMEEMVKAGFWPNAATFTGLLFACVHRGLVNEGLRLFDVMKSRFNVDPCMKHYGCMVDLLGRAGMVREAYEFVKAMPVEPDVILWRALLGACRIHGHEELGEEVGKILLQWEKRSARRGSGDCGDFIALSNMHASAERWEDVSTIRREMKKNTTGNRPGQSTV from the coding sequence ATGACCGGCTTCTGCCTCAATGACCGCGCGGAGGAGGCGGTGTCCGTGTTCGATGAGATGCTGCGACATGGCTTGCGCATCACAGAGAGGACAGCGATCGTTTTGCTCTCCGCTTGTTCTCAGCTTGGTGATCTGGCCTTGGGCAGCACGGCGCATGGGTACATCTACAAGGCTGCTGCGCGTTTCGAAGATTGTGTGTTCACCGGCACTGGTTTAGTGGACATGTACTGCAAATGCGGATCCCTTACCAGTGCATCCAAAGTGTTCGACGATATGACTAGCAGAAACGTTTTGACATGGAGCGCGATGATAGGTGGGCTTGCCATCCACGGGAAGGGAAAGACAGGATTGCGGCTGATGGAGGAGATGGTGAAGGCAGGTTTTTGGCCCAACGCAGCCACCTTCACTGGTTTGCTATTCGCCTGCGTCCATCGCGGGCTCGTAAACGAAGGCCTCCGCCTGTTCGACGTCATGAAGAGCAGATTCAACGTTGATCCGTGCATGAAGCACTACGGTTGCATGGTGGACCTCCTTGGGCGAGCCGGGATGGTGAGGGAAGCGTATGAGTTCGTGAAGGCAATGCCGGTGGAGCCAGACGTTATCCTATGGAGGGCTTTGCTGGGGGCGTGCAGAATCCACGGCCATGAAGAACTCGGCGAGGAAGTTGGGAAGATTCTGCTGCAGTGGGAGAAGAGATCGGCAAGGAGGGGTAGTGGTGATTGTGGAGACTTCATTGCATTGTCAAACATGCATGCTTCAGCTGAGAGATGGGAGGATGTTTCAACAATTAGAAGGGAGATGAAGAAAAATACAACAGGAAATAGACCAGGTCAGAGTACAGTCTGA
- the LOC122055247 gene encoding pentatricopeptide repeat-containing protein At3g26630, chloroplastic-like: protein MLLALPRARCSALLQFCSAIEQVKQIHAQLIVNALLAQPSAVAKLVERYHAVTGGDGHVRLIFHHHHCSSALASNAMLRCIRPEDALALFSHQNKSGLVTLDRFAYTCALSSCAQLNALLEGTQVQARIAKSGFTSDVVVSTTAVHFYASCGDVDAARQVFDEMTTRNIV, encoded by the coding sequence ATGCTCCTCGCTCTTCCGCGAGCGCGATGCTCGGCTCTCTTACAATTTTGCTCCGCCATCGAGCAGGTGAAACAGATCCACGCCCAGCTGATCGTAAACGCTCTCCTTGCTCAGCCGTCCGCCGTCGCCAAACTGGTCGAGCGTTACCACGCCGTGACCGGCGGGGATGGCCACGTTCGTCTCATCTTCCACCATCACCATTGCAGCTCTGCGTTAGCGTCCAACGCCATGCTCCGTTGCATCCGCCCAGAAGACGCTCTGGCCCTCTTCTCCCACCAAAACAAAAGCGGCCTCGTCACGCTTGATCGCTTCGCCTACACTTGCGCCCTCAGCTCATGCGCTCAATTGAACGCTCTTCTCGAAGGGACGCAAGTCCAGGCGCGCATCGCCAAGTCCGGGTTCACGTCCGACGTCGTCGTCAGCACCACTGCGGTCCACTTCTACGCGAGCTGTGGGGACGTCGACGCGGCGCGGCAAGTGTTCGACGAAATGACTACGAGAAATATAGTGTGA
- the LOC121967808 gene encoding NEDD8-specific protease 1-like, with amino-acid sequence MTSSIKDGDNKILSYHDVVLRRSDLGILRGPHYLNDRLIEFYFAHLASSSGSSGAVFLVPPSISFWLANCSDSQSLREFADPLRLPDRSLVLFTVNDNLDVDVAEGGSHWSLLVYCRETSEFVHHDSCSGINLCHAQRLFRAVSGFVGASEPPQFVEGFTPQQTNGYDCGLYVLAISEVVCNWFVAGGRGCAKRDERWFTAVDKEVDAVAVKKLRGEVLKLILSLMENK; translated from the coding sequence ATGACTTCCAGTATCAAGGACGGCGACAACAAGATTCTGAGCTACCACGACGTCGTCCTCCGCCGATCTGACCTCGGCATCCTCCGCGGCCCCCATTACCTCAACGACCGCCTCATCGAGTTCTACTTCGCCCACCTCGCTTCCTCCTCCGGTTCCTCCGGAGCCGTCTTCCTCGTCCCACCTTCCATTTCCTTCTGGCTCGCCAACTGCTCCGACTCCCAATCTCTCCGTGAGTTCGCAGATCCCCTCCGCCTCCCCGATCGCTCCCTTGTCCTCTTCACCGTCAACGACAACCTCGACGTCGACGTCGCTGAGGGCGGTTCGCACTGGAGTCTTCTCGTCTACTGCCGGGAGACCAGCGAGTTCGTGCACCACGATAGTTGCTCCGGCATAAACCTCTGCCATGCACAACGGCTCTTCCGCGCCGTTAGTGGATTTGTGGGTGCTAGCGAACCCCCTCAGTTTGTCGAGGGTTTCACTCCGCAGCAGACCAACGGGTACGACTGTGGGCTGTATGTTCTGGCGATTTCCGAGGTGGTATGCAATTGGTTTGTGGCCGGCGGAAGGGGGTGCGCGAAGAGGGATGAAAGGTGGTTCACTGCAGTTGACAAGGAAGTGGATGCGGTTGCCGTTAAAAAACTGAGGGGAGAAGTGTTGAAGCTTATTTTGAGCTTGATGGAGAACAAATGA